The genomic segment AAACATCATGGCATATTCGACAAACGAActattgcaataaatattttatgcttgattttttgaaaacataattgaatatttatcataatctttgtatattaaactATTATAGAGGAACGAATgtaaatagataaatacTTGATGTTACGAATTAGttgcaatatatatatataatttagaataGTTTGCcacaaatataaatgaccAAAAccttatttatttattattgcaATCACCACGTACGGGCGCTATTATAAGTgaactatattattatcgtGATTTACGTAACACTTTTACTAAACAAACGCGTCTATTTGGTTGTAAATTGATGCAGTATGtcaaatttggcatttttgaTCGAACCTCATATCACAATGCAACTTGCAGTTATATGAAGTTAAGTGAACATATCTCGTGAAGAATTCCTTGAGCAACAATGCACATGTGTAATTGGCCTTCATTATctcaaatttgatattatcGATCCAATCAACATCATGTCCATGGGTTAGCTCCTGAGATTCAGAGTATCCCGGGTCTGTAAACAGGGGTATAAATTTCCCATGCATATTGTTACCATCGAGATTAATAGTTGAACTGTCAATGTCAAACGGTATGCACATAGGCGAGGGCGAATTGTTGTTCTGCCTAATATCATCATCGCATTCTATTGGCTGGAATGTGTGACAAAAAAAACTATACCAAGCGTTTCCACTATAAAACGGATTATATTCGCTGTTAATGGTATCCACACGATCTTCCGAACGTAATATATGAGATATGCAACACTTTTTACTGTATATAGATTCCACCAATTCCGAGATCTGATTTGTCATATCATccattgaatataaatgagaTGATGGCAAGTCAAAATTTGCCTTCTCTACTATTCCTTTGTCACATCTTAAAATACCTTCCAATACCGATATTGAATccatcaaattttttacagtGCTTAAGGGAAACATCAGGGGATATACCATCCCCTTGTTAGTCTGTGCTAACGCAATCACATGCTGCAAGACACTTTGTGCAAAAGGggatgatgaatttaacCTTGTGTTATAACCACCCTCAAGTACACTTACAACCTTTCCACCACAAGTGGCATTTGCAATGCTCTGAAGTCGTTCCGTCACATAGAAAAAATCGCGGTCTCTATAGTGCGTAAACCCCACGTTTACACTGTCACGGTAATGTCCATCGAACCCAGCGGAAATAAATATCAGATCAGGGCTAAAGTGCAATAAGTATGGGCAAATATTAGTCTCGAAAAGTGTTCGAAAGTCTGCAGAGGTTGTGTTTTTTGGTACTCCTACGTTGATTATGCGTGGCCCATCATCTGAGTTaaacaataatattaaaagaAATTAGTCTAATATAGGCCATCGAAAAGTCCATTACATACACACATTAAtgtaaaacaattatatgtatGGGCAAATCTGttcatattatatagaaaatgtgtaatgtattaattataatgtaaaCTCAGAGCTATATCATAAGTACAAtttaaaactatttatcatttcatAATTAGAACTGACTGTAGTGCactgtaaataaataactattaaGTGTGAAATTTCATACTCCATGACAataaaatgtcattaaaaatatttataccTCATATATACTGTAGACAGTCATTTCCAAAGTTCATTTGGttcatatatacataacatGTTGATATTTATCTGAGATTGATGTGACGTACATTAAAAACTTCTTAAAACACTTTGCCcaaacaaaaaatacataatcatATTCAAAACTATCCCAGTAGGATAGTTAAATACGCTTTAAAAGACACATGGCTTATACAGGTAAATAGAAGTTTaaagaaaatatttaactattaaACATGCCAGTCAATTCTAATATATTAAGTGCATTCTAGTAAACATCTGAGGATTATTTTTCGCGCATAACAAACGGTGCCCAAATTATTGCTTACCTGCATACTGTGAAGATTCAGACGACCCTGTTCCCGGGTAAAATTCACCATCATAAGCTGAATCAATCAACAACTTACCGTGTATTGAAGCGAAAAATATGTCTTCCCCGTCATCCGTATCCCTCCAACCAAACCACATAGGGTGCTACATCACGACACTTAACATACCTTGAGTTTTTGACATGCAAGGCACAGTGGCTCGTCTGAATGTACTTGTGATGCTTGTTTTTCTGTATCCAGGTCTGGTGAAAATTCCTCCCGACAAGTACAAGTGCCAAGAAACTACATTAATTACTATGCACCTCGCAACTCTTGAGTTTTGGACCGATGTTACGAATGATTTGCTCCGTACCATTACCGTGGTGCAGATCGAAATCTACAATTGCGATTCTTTTGATGCCATTGTTTCCATATCTATACTTGGCATAGGCAGCCCCTATAGCTACATTATTAATCAGGCAAAATCCCTGCGACCCGGagctaaataatatgtgcAGTTACGCCATATCTTCGTCGTCTGTATTTGAGGCCTGTGCTGCCCCCCAAGTGCCAAGGTGATGGCCCGGTGGGCgtactatattatttaatgcaTTTTCAATAGCCAATATTGTGTTACTAGTCAAGATTGAAcatgttaaatttgtatggGTCATTAGTTGTgtaaaatatcataaatatatttagcATGGATGTGACAACGCAGATAATGCTaggaaattgttgattagTGGTTAATGGAGcaattatgataaattatatgactTGTTAACACTTACTTGCACAAAATGCATTGGTACAGGATCCATTACACACAGCATCAACAGCAGCAATTACTAGGTAAATTTTTACTCACCAGCTCCAGCGGCATACCTCGCTGCTGTCCAGGAATGAGGAGTAACGCCTGTGTCTTGGTCCAATTTGACTGGGGAAAAAGGAGTGGCCTGCCACTTTTTCTTGGCCATATCAACACTAAATCTTTCTATACATACTGctgtaataatttgttaatataaCCTATGTCGTGAACCCGTAATATATCTGCTAGACAAGCCGGCGGAGGACTTTGCAATATATAAACCCCTTCGAGTATATCGGTCCTCAATATGGCATTATCATTGGAAATAATAACTTCCAGTCTAGTTGGAttttcaacaaaatttgagGTCATCTTCTTTCTGCGTTGTGGCATATCCGTTGGTTCAGGTATTGCTAAATGCTCTAAACAGATTGGATGGGTTATAATCCACGTACGCTTATTGATTGATGCATTGGAGAGTAATTGGTTTACATTACAGCCTATATCACTGTGCAAAAAACCTTCAAAATTGGAAagattgatattttcaaatttactgAATGGTTTACAGGGAATTTTAACCCTGCGCAATGGTGTTTCAGGGTAGCCGCAGCCGCGGTAATCGTTcacaatttgttttatatCATCCACACCTCTCTTGGAGCCTATACCAGCACTATAATTTGAACTAGAGTTCATTTCAgttttattgttattgtatTGTGCGAAATTAGTTGGCGCGGGAGTGATTTTATCTTGACCTTTTTCAACCTTGACGTTCCTCCTATTGAACGTCATACTCATATCACCTAGTTCAAAGTCCATATTTTCAACACATTTTGTCTCATTTGGATACAAAAGTCTAACGGAATAATTGAGTATTGAGAAGAAAGCATATACATTGCCCATGGAGTGggcaaattttataaatctATGGACGCACAAGGGACTTGAGAACATGTGGAATGTCAAAGTGTTGTTAAAGCTTGCCAGTGCTAAAAATACACGCCAAGAATTGCGATGAATGCAGCGGTAAAATAGttgttcaaaaaataacaatagcTCTGAAAACAGTGAAGATATAGTAGTGATGAAACATTCGCCATATTTGGAAAACAGCCTCTCAAAAATAACTTCTCCAGGTACCTGTTTAAGGAATGTGTGATCCTCCTTGAGGATGAGTTTGTTATTAAAAATCTTATCCTTCTGCGAATTATTCTTCAAATAATCCATCTCGGCTCTTGACCCGTCCCTAACTTTGCTGCTATTGTTGTCACAGGTAAGTAGGCCATCCAATAACTTGAGTAAAACTTGCGTATTTCCTATAGCGCTGAGAATTCTCCGATCCAACTGCAGTGAATTTTGGTTAACTA from the Babesia microti strain RI chromosome I, complete genome genome contains:
- a CDS encoding histone deacetylase HOS3 (overlaps_old_locusTagID:BBM_I01525), with protein sequence MASGSQVGTCYRKFQPPLHKHILRNDYDAIRYILSSHHRDCINDMDHDGRNAFHLALQTANSKALYLLLYYPFVHTNQVFATLDWTCDSDDEIDRDIVHVGNAKPAYQAGDRLLMKWNETPDLYKKAAFSALEGYSIRGCGLRIVEDLYEQHYKYILDKPNTLERSAREYTAKYARLYSKEINFPEKIETIDELKEKNYISTIITSEIVMEKDDNTRVSFASDFIDSCDNFELQPIPLETVDLLVSFDMTSPIHLLFSNIYIESYREKILDCLKILITFFRVFDHKETVDSVKCMHLKNIEKRDCSSSLLEMMLRKNDYLKPMISWNEFISYRDHTLSTVLHRACQVKSGELVSMLLKSGFDPLAINENGELPVHLAVDSLDPDLFKTILDATLVAIFAKYEDESAEICKSSIVNQNSLQLDRRILSAIGNTQVLLKLLDGLLTCDNNSSKVRDGSRAEMDYLKNNSQKDKIFNNKLILKEDHTFLKQVPGEVIFERLFSKYGECFITTISSLFSELLLFFEQLFYRCIHRNSWRVFLALASFNNTLTFHMFSSPLCVHRFIKFAHSMGNVYAFFSILNYSVRLLYPNETKCVENMDFELGDMSMTFNRRNVKVEKGQDKITPAPTNFAQYNNNKTEMNSSSNYSAGIGSKRGVDDIKQIVNDYRGCGYPETPLRRVKIPCKPFSKFENINLSNFEGCNVNQLLSNASINKRTWIITHPICLEHLAIPEPTDMPQRRKKMTSNFVENPTRLEVIISNDNAILRTDILEGVYILQSPPPACLADILRVHDIGYINKLLQHVDMAKKKWQATPFSPVKLDQDTGVTPHSWTAARYAAGAVIAAVDAVCNGSCTNAFCAIRPPGHHLGTWGAAQASNTDDEDMASGSQGFCLINNVAIGAAYAKYRYGNNGIKRIAIVDFDLHHGNGTEQIIRNIGPKLKSCEFLGTCTCREEFSPDLDTEKQASQVHSDEPLCLACQKLKHPMWFGWRDTDDGEDIFFASIHAYDGEFYPGTGSSESSQYADDGPRIINVGVPKNTTSADFRTLFETNICPYLLHFSPDLIFISAGFDGHYRDSVNVGFTHYRDRDFFYVTERLQSIANATCGGKVVSVLEGGYNTRLNSSSPFAQSVLQHVIALAQTNKGMVYPLMFPLSTVKNLMDSISVLEGILRCDKGIVEKANFDLPSSHLYSMDDMTNQISELVESIYSKKCCISHILRSEDRVDTINSEYNPFYSGNAWYSFFCHTFQPIECDDDIRQNNNSPSPMCIPFDIDSSTINLDGNNMHGKFIPLFTDPGYSESQELTHGHDVDWIDNIKFEIMKANYTCALLLKEFFTRYVHLTSYNCKLHCDMRFDQKCQI